One genomic segment of Ricinus communis isolate WT05 ecotype wild-type chromosome 5, ASM1957865v1, whole genome shotgun sequence includes these proteins:
- the LOC8275526 gene encoding uncharacterized protein LOC8275526, which translates to MPPETRSKRFDLSLNDVVENDREPKKPRKWLQSGEISYFSSKACMERYHSRFIYGETVPGRSIDLGFFNQEGFQLGKWFKHMNWVSFILIKEKFYPELVRHFYANLSFDADKAQINSFVKGKEIRLNQKSLKKIIGIPNFGTEIYENDYKWVENDVGISRVEAFKMLLENPDSSVVSSKVDACHLKLEMRLLHLMVVHIILPRKRSLNCVSDMDLLVMWHILNGMDFNLPFVLLSHMVACSEKKNAYLPYGMMLTLIFKHFKVSLEEEECKELKSSDIYSEVTLRKMGYVKSEKGWFLKKDKAVAHPILSQENLNVSEIQDSPATQLSLAISAPANSLPDPNPASSAPPSPNVVFSAEEGRAPDKARQPSVVQGVFLLVIAMQEDMRTMTMGSKLDDLQSKIGNLRSLITQLGIKRQERTIADIFLLLEVIMANMRTLRSKMDNFGNKIDHWQSQLNEFLRQSQGMEQFDRECIELMVAETITFQGRNRGIIHDFETIRSEIQDVWDCLSSNM; encoded by the coding sequence ATGCCACCAGAAACTCGATCAAAAAGATTCGATCTTTCCCTCAATGATGTCGTGGAGAATGACAGGGAACCCAAAAAGCCTCGGAAATGGCTTCAATCAGGGGAAATATCGTATTTTTCATCAAAAGCATGCATGGAGAGGTACCATTCTCGTTTTATTTATGGAGAAACTGTTCCTGGTAGGTCTATTGATTTGGGATTTTTTAATCAAGAAGGGTTTCAGCTTGGTAAATGGTTTAAACATATGAATTGggtatcttttattttgataaaagaaaaattctatCCCGAGTTAGTGAGGCATTTTTATGCAAATTTATCATTTGATGCTGATAAAGCTCAGATAAACTCTTTTGTTAAAGGAAAGGAAATTAGGTTGAATCAAAAGTCTCTAAAGAAGATTATTGGAATTCCTAATTTTGGTACTGAGATTTATGAGAATGATTATAAATGGGTGGAAAATGATGTTGGGATTAGTAGAGTAGAAGCATTTAAAATGCTTCTTGAAAATCCCGACTCTTCTGTAGTATCTTCAAAGGTCGATGCTTGTCACTTGAAATTGGAAATGAGATTGCTTCATCTTATGGTAGTGCATATAATACTGCCTAGAAAAAGGAGTTTGAATTGTGTTTCTGATATGGATTTGTTGGTTATGTGGCATATTCTTAACGGTATGGATTTTAATCTGCCATTTGTTTTGTTATCTCATATGGTTGCATgctcagaaaagaaaaatgcatatCTGCCATATGGAATGATGCTTACATTAATCTTCAAGCATTTTAAAGTTTCTCTTGAGGAAGAGGAGTGTAAGGAATTGAAAAGTTCAGATATTTACAGTGAGGTTACTCTGCGTAAGATGGGGTATGTGAAGAGTGAAAAGGGCTGGTTTCTTAAAAAGGATAAAGCTGTTGCTCATCCAATCTTATCTCAGGAGAATCTAAATGTTAGTGAGATTCAAGATTCTCCCGCTACTCAACTTTCACTTGCTATTTCAGCACCAGCTAATTCACTGCCTGATCCAAATCCTGCATCCTCTGCCCCTCCATCTCCAAATGTAGTTTTCTCTGCAGAGGAAGGACGAGCCCCAGATAAAGCTCGGCAACCAAGTGTTGTTCAAGGTGTTTTCCTCCTTGTAATAGCTATGCAGGAAGACATGAGGACTATGACTATGGGCTCCAAGTTGGATGATTTGCAAAGCAAGATTGGGAATTTGCGATCCCTAATTACTCAACTTGGAATCAAACGGCAAGAGAGGACCATTGCAGATATTTTTCTCCTCCTAGAGGTTATTATGGCAAACATGAGGACTTTGCGCTCCAAGATGGATAATTTTGGAAACAAGATTGATCATTGGCAATCCCAACTAAATGAGTTTCTTAGGCAAAGCCAAGGTATGGAACAATTTGACAGAGAGTGCATAGAACTGATGGTTGCTGAGACAATTACATTTCAAGGACGAAACCGAGGTATCATACATGACTTTGAAACCATTCGTAGCGAAATCCAGGATGTTTGGGATTGCTTATCTTCTAACATGTGA